A genomic window from Silene latifolia isolate original U9 population chromosome Y, ASM4854445v1, whole genome shotgun sequence includes:
- the LOC141631078 gene encoding uncharacterized protein LOC141631078, translating into MDQQRHTQKQLDNSDKHMCVKPSIHLALESHAAKVYTYSTFHKFKEEAIYSIDTCRTGGFTERGELEVTTIKDSSRKKNFEVAYSPGTDNMQVIDEKQIAMSIMWSEVHQAVGLLRGKGVIDVDSFFAVIRGFKETLSPIEEVLNKNQQMEKFLNCTTSEVVTILPPKNSKNKGSGKRILSAKTKALTLARKPKCKCNNCKRMTNHDKRNCANPFSAHTPLCEGSSDPEEDEGDEEEELESE; encoded by the exons ATGGACCAACAAAGACATACACAAAAGCAGCTTGACAACAGTGATAAGCACATGTGCGTAAAGCCGTCAATACATCTGGCGTTAGAGAGTCATGCTGCAAAGGTGTACACCTATTCAACTTTCCACAAATTCAAGGAAGAGGCCATCTACTCAATTGATACATGTAGAACCGGAGGTTTCACTGAGAGAGGCGAGCTAGAGGTAACTACTATCAAAGATTCGTCCAGGAAGAAGAATTTTGAAGTTGCATACAGTCCAG GGACAGACAACATGCAAGTCATTGATGAAAAACAAATTGCAATGTCAAtaatgtggtcagaagttcatcaAGCTGTAGGGCTCCTTCGAGGCAAAGGAGTAATTGATGTTGACAGCTTTTTCGCTGTAATTAGGGGATTTAAGGAGACGCTGTCACCAATAGAAGAAGTGttgaataaaaatcaacaaatggagAAATTTCTGAATTGTACGACCAGTGAGGTAGTGACGATATTGCCACCAAAGAATTCGAAAAACAAGGGTAGCGGAAAAAGAATTTTGTCAGCCAAAACAAAAGCACTAACGTTGGCTAGGAAACCCAAATGCAAGTGTAATAATTGCAAGAGAATGACAAATCACGACAAGAGGAACTGCGCTAACCCCTTCTCAGCACACACACCATTGTGCGAAGGGTCGTCTGACCCAGAAGAGGATGAAGGAGATGAGGAGGAAGAGCTAGAATCAGAATAA